The following proteins are co-located in the Noviherbaspirillum sp. UKPF54 genome:
- the fghA gene encoding S-formylglutathione hydrolase yields the protein MLEVLREHRAFGGVQAFYRHDSEKIGLPMQFSVFHPPVEKSQLVPVLFFLAGLTCTEETFMIKAGAQRLAAQYGIMLVAPDTSPRGTGIASADGDWQLGHGAGFYLDATEPPWNAHFQMESYVAVELRDLILQEFNADGQKVGVFGHSMGGHGALMLALRHPGRFRSVSAFAPISSPMRCPWGHKAFSNYLGDRMSAWQEHDASELMKKRSTPFPEGILIDQGLGDEFLKEQLLPLAFEQACLQASQPLTLRLHEGYDHSYYFIASFIEDHLAFHRKILGE from the coding sequence ATGCTGGAAGTCCTACGCGAACATCGCGCATTCGGCGGCGTGCAGGCGTTCTACCGGCACGATTCCGAAAAGATCGGGCTGCCGATGCAGTTTTCGGTATTCCACCCGCCGGTCGAGAAAAGCCAGCTGGTGCCGGTGCTGTTCTTCCTGGCCGGGCTCACCTGCACCGAAGAGACCTTCATGATCAAGGCCGGCGCGCAGCGGCTGGCGGCGCAATACGGGATCATGCTGGTGGCGCCTGACACCAGCCCGCGCGGCACCGGCATCGCCAGCGCCGACGGCGACTGGCAGCTCGGTCACGGCGCCGGCTTCTACCTGGACGCGACCGAACCACCCTGGAATGCGCACTTCCAGATGGAGTCGTACGTCGCCGTCGAACTGCGCGACCTGATCCTGCAGGAATTCAACGCCGACGGGCAGAAGGTTGGCGTCTTCGGCCATTCGATGGGCGGGCACGGCGCGCTGATGCTGGCGCTGCGCCATCCAGGCCGCTTTCGCTCGGTGTCGGCGTTCGCGCCGATCTCGTCGCCGATGCGCTGCCCGTGGGGACACAAGGCATTCTCGAATTATCTCGGCGACCGCATGTCTGCCTGGCAGGAGCACGACGCGAGCGAACTGATGAAAAAACGCAGCACGCCCTTCCCGGAAGGGATCCTGATCGACCAGGGCCTGGGCGACGAATTCCTCAAGGAGCAACTGCTGCCGCTGGCGTTCGAGCAAGCCTGCCTGCAGGCCAGCCAGCCGCTCACGCTGCGCCTGCACGAGGGATACGACCACAGCTACTATTTCATCGCCAGTTTTATCGAAGACCATCTGGCGTTTCACAGAAAGATACTCGGCGAGTAA
- a CDS encoding nuclear transport factor 2 family protein, whose protein sequence is MNEQENVQLVRQGYDAFSKGDIPGLLQLFADDIAWTLDKVEQVPFSGPRRGKEQVAEFFQLLGENMHPLQFEPQQYIAQDDKVVALGHYVWSVKSTDRRLESDWAHVFTVQNGKIAGFREYTDTAASAAAFREPGPDVAI, encoded by the coding sequence ATGAACGAGCAGGAAAATGTGCAACTGGTCAGGCAAGGTTACGACGCGTTCAGCAAGGGCGACATCCCGGGATTGCTGCAACTGTTCGCCGACGACATCGCATGGACGCTGGACAAGGTCGAGCAAGTGCCGTTTTCCGGACCGCGCCGCGGCAAGGAACAGGTGGCGGAATTCTTCCAGCTGCTCGGTGAAAACATGCATCCGCTGCAATTCGAACCGCAGCAATACATCGCCCAGGATGACAAGGTGGTGGCCTTGGGCCATTACGTGTGGAGCGTCAAATCGACGGACCGGCGCCTGGAAAGCGACTGGGCGCATGTGTTTACCGTACAGAACGGCAAGATCGCCGGCTTCCGCGAATATACCGATACCGCCGCGAGCGCCGCCGCCTTCCGCGAGCCCGGGCCGGATGTGGCGATTTGA
- a CDS encoding formylglycine-generating enzyme family protein: MHKCLPSLFFAFMVASPASAGEPAALPAHVDNVLGMRLVLVPAGEFLMGSDETPDALAKDYPQYERRRFIELSDEAPVHRVRITHPFYLGQYEVTVGQFRKFLELSGYVPQSVADGTGGYGYNPDYDPRTSPRGDAFDGRNPKYSWRNPGFPQDDKHPVVNVTWNDAVALAEWLSKREGVRYRLPTEAEWEYAARAGTRTRYDSGDDPQSLPTVANTFDADTQKNWPQWKQYALAGHDGFAFTAPVGSFAPNAFGLYDMHGNAWEWVADWYDENYYARSPTDDPQGPADGSVRVRRGGSWHTWALYARSSYRNWNNPDTRYTLVGIRLLREAQP, encoded by the coding sequence ATGCATAAATGCCTTCCCAGCCTCTTTTTCGCCTTCATGGTCGCCTCGCCCGCCAGTGCCGGCGAGCCGGCAGCCTTGCCTGCGCACGTCGACAACGTGCTGGGCATGCGGCTGGTGCTGGTGCCCGCCGGCGAATTCCTGATGGGAAGCGACGAAACGCCCGACGCGCTGGCAAAGGACTATCCACAGTACGAGCGCCGGCGCTTCATCGAGCTGTCCGACGAGGCGCCAGTGCACCGCGTGCGCATCACGCATCCGTTTTACTTGGGCCAATATGAGGTGACGGTCGGCCAGTTCCGGAAATTCCTGGAACTGTCGGGCTATGTGCCGCAATCGGTGGCCGACGGCACCGGCGGCTATGGCTACAACCCGGATTACGATCCGCGCACCTCGCCGCGCGGCGATGCCTTCGATGGCCGCAATCCGAAGTATTCCTGGCGCAATCCGGGCTTTCCCCAGGACGATAAGCATCCGGTCGTCAACGTCACCTGGAATGATGCCGTGGCATTGGCAGAGTGGCTGAGCAAGCGGGAAGGCGTGCGCTACCGCCTGCCGACCGAAGCGGAATGGGAATACGCGGCGCGTGCCGGAACGCGCACGCGCTATGACAGCGGCGACGATCCGCAGTCGCTGCCGACGGTTGCCAATACCTTCGATGCCGATACCCAAAAGAACTGGCCGCAGTGGAAGCAGTATGCGCTTGCCGGCCACGACGGCTTTGCCTTCACCGCGCCGGTCGGCAGCTTCGCGCCGAACGCGTTCGGCCTGTACGACATGCATGGCAACGCCTGGGAATGGGTGGCCGACTGGTACGATGAAAACTACTATGCGCGCTCGCCCACCGACGATCCGCAAGGCCCGGCCGATGGCAGCGTGCGCGTGCGGCGCGGCGGCTCCTGGCACACCTGGGCACTGTACGCGCGTTCGTCGTATCGCAACTGGAACAATCCCGATACGCGCTACACGCTGGTCGGTATCCGGCTGCTGCGTGAAGCGCAACCTTAA
- a CDS encoding S-(hydroxymethyl)glutathione dehydrogenase/class III alcohol dehydrogenase has product MKTKAAIAWKAGAPLEVAEVELDGPRAGEVLVEIKATGICHTDYYTLSGADPEGIFPSILGHEGAGIVLETGPGVSSVRPGDHVIPLYTPECRQCKFCLSRKTNLCQAIRATQGRGLMPDGTSRFSLDGKPLFHYMGTSTFSNHIVVPEIALAKIRPDAPFDKVCYIGCGVTTGVGAVLFTAKVEAGANVAIFGLGGIGLNVAQAARMVGADKIIGIDLNPAREAIARRFGVTHFVNPQQAGDVVDAIVQLTDGGADYSFECIGNTVTMRQALECCHKGWGVSVIIGVAGAGEEIRTRPFQLVTGRVWKGSAFGGARGRTDVPKIVDWYMQGKLDIDSLITHRLPLDRINDGFDLMKRGESIRSVVLY; this is encoded by the coding sequence GTGAAAACAAAAGCCGCTATCGCATGGAAAGCCGGCGCCCCGCTGGAAGTGGCCGAGGTGGAACTCGATGGCCCGCGCGCCGGCGAAGTGCTGGTCGAGATCAAGGCAACCGGCATCTGCCATACCGATTACTACACGCTGTCCGGCGCCGATCCGGAAGGTATCTTTCCATCGATCCTGGGCCACGAAGGTGCCGGCATCGTGCTCGAAACGGGACCGGGCGTCAGTTCGGTGCGGCCGGGCGACCACGTAATTCCGCTGTATACGCCGGAATGCCGCCAGTGCAAATTCTGTCTTTCGCGCAAAACCAACCTGTGCCAGGCGATCCGGGCCACGCAGGGGCGCGGGCTGATGCCAGACGGAACCAGCCGCTTTTCCCTGGACGGCAAGCCCTTGTTCCATTACATGGGCACTTCGACCTTTTCCAACCATATCGTGGTGCCGGAAATCGCGCTGGCAAAGATCCGCCCCGACGCGCCCTTCGACAAGGTGTGCTACATCGGCTGCGGCGTGACCACCGGCGTGGGCGCGGTGCTGTTTACGGCGAAGGTCGAGGCCGGCGCCAACGTGGCGATCTTCGGGTTGGGCGGCATCGGGCTGAACGTGGCGCAAGCCGCGCGCATGGTCGGCGCCGACAAGATCATCGGCATCGACCTCAATCCGGCGCGCGAGGCCATCGCCCGCCGCTTCGGCGTGACGCATTTCGTGAATCCGCAGCAGGCCGGCGACGTGGTCGACGCCATCGTCCAGCTGACCGACGGCGGCGCGGACTACAGCTTCGAATGCATCGGCAACACCGTCACCATGCGCCAGGCGCTGGAATGCTGCCACAAGGGATGGGGCGTGTCGGTCATCATCGGCGTAGCCGGCGCCGGCGAGGAAATCCGCACCCGGCCGTTCCAGCTGGTCACCGGCCGCGTGTGGAAAGGCAGCGCGTTCGGCGGCGCGCGCGGGCGCACCGACGTGCCGAAGATCGTCGACTGGTACATGCAGGGCAAGCTCGATATCGACTCGCTGATCACGCATCGCCTGCCGCTCGACCGGATCAATGACGGCTTCGACCTGATGAAGCGCGGCGAATCGATCCGCTCGGTCGTGCTCTACTGA
- a CDS encoding DUF1269 domain-containing protein has translation MRHRLYYLLPDIECARRTLDDLLLSRIEHRHVHFLSLGAALPSDLPEANILHRTDVVHGAGNGMLIGAALGLALGALLVTYFDLASPSAVVVGTTLLGLIFGGWAASMVAAALPNSRLKAFYPEIEKGKVLMIADIPASRIKEIEKVLEERHPEMRFSGEDPRVPAFP, from the coding sequence ATGAGACACCGACTTTATTACCTGCTTCCCGATATCGAGTGCGCGCGCCGCACGCTCGATGACTTGTTGCTGAGCAGGATAGAGCATAGGCATGTCCACTTCCTCAGCCTGGGAGCGGCGCTTCCGTCCGACTTGCCGGAGGCTAACATTCTTCACAGAACCGACGTCGTGCATGGCGCCGGCAACGGCATGCTGATCGGTGCCGCACTGGGCTTGGCGCTGGGCGCATTGCTGGTGACGTATTTCGATCTCGCATCGCCATCGGCGGTGGTGGTCGGCACCACGCTGCTGGGCCTGATCTTCGGTGGCTGGGCGGCCAGCATGGTAGCTGCGGCCTTGCCCAACTCGCGCCTGAAAGCCTTCTACCCCGAGATTGAAAAAGGCAAGGTGCTGATGATCGCCGACATCCCGGCCAGCCGCATCAAGGAAATCGAAAAGGTGCTGGAGGAGCGTCATCCCGAAATGCGCTTCAGCGGCGAAGACCCGCGCGTTCCGGCATTCCCGTAA